The proteins below are encoded in one region of Cystobacter fuscus DSM 2262:
- a CDS encoding DmpA family aminopeptidase yields MGHLPESETPEKRVRARELGLPLGRFKPGRHNAITDVEGVLVGHSTIIQGEGPLRPGHGPVRTGVTAILPNRRDIFMERMTGGGFVLNGAGEVSGMTQLMEWGLVETPILLTNTMAVGAVSDAVTRHMVEQNPGIGDEHDVIIPIVGECDDSYLNDISGRHVKREHVYEAIRTASDGPVAEGNVGGGTGMLTCDFKGGIGTSSRKLPESLGGYTLGVLVMSNFGKMHNLRVGGLPVGEVLAEKFKHMPRRTQNYGSIIAVVATDAPLLTNQLNRLCKRVGLGIGRVGSYAAHGSGEIVVGFSTANVIPRRTQKMVYKLKILLDQRLDPLYEAVMEATEEAILNAMCMATSMTGVNGNFVPALPLDEVRRFVSACQPIFSSVKKRAQQAGTPGGKGKPTEGDKPEHAKLRGAEGIPYPTRPAPEVEPGQDIQDSSSKKSSDT; encoded by the coding sequence ATGGGCCACCTTCCCGAGTCAGAGACCCCCGAGAAGCGCGTGCGCGCCCGGGAGCTGGGCCTGCCATTGGGCCGCTTCAAGCCCGGCCGGCACAACGCCATCACCGACGTGGAGGGCGTGCTCGTCGGGCACAGCACCATCATCCAGGGCGAGGGGCCGCTGCGGCCGGGGCATGGGCCGGTGCGCACGGGCGTCACCGCCATCCTGCCCAACCGGCGCGACATCTTCATGGAGCGCATGACGGGCGGGGGCTTCGTGCTCAACGGGGCCGGCGAGGTGTCCGGCATGACGCAGCTCATGGAGTGGGGGCTGGTGGAGACGCCCATCCTGCTCACCAACACCATGGCCGTGGGCGCGGTGTCCGACGCGGTGACGCGCCACATGGTGGAGCAGAACCCGGGCATCGGCGACGAGCACGACGTCATCATCCCCATCGTCGGCGAGTGCGACGACAGCTACCTCAACGACATCTCCGGCCGGCACGTCAAGCGCGAGCACGTCTACGAGGCCATCCGCACGGCCTCGGACGGCCCGGTGGCCGAGGGCAACGTGGGCGGCGGCACCGGCATGCTCACGTGCGACTTCAAGGGCGGCATCGGCACCTCCTCGCGCAAGCTGCCCGAGTCCCTGGGCGGCTACACCCTGGGCGTGCTCGTCATGTCCAACTTCGGCAAGATGCACAACCTGCGCGTGGGCGGACTGCCCGTGGGCGAGGTGCTCGCCGAGAAGTTCAAGCACATGCCCCGGCGCACGCAGAACTACGGCTCCATCATCGCCGTGGTGGCCACGGACGCGCCCCTGCTCACCAATCAGCTCAACCGCCTGTGCAAGCGCGTGGGCCTGGGCATCGGCCGGGTGGGTAGCTACGCGGCGCACGGCTCGGGGGAGATCGTGGTGGGCTTCTCCACCGCCAACGTCATCCCCCGGCGCACCCAGAAGATGGTCTACAAGCTGAAGATCCTCCTGGATCAGCGCTTGGACCCCCTCTACGAGGCGGTGATGGAGGCCACCGAGGAGGCCATCCTCAACGCCATGTGCATGGCCACGTCGATGACGGGGGTCAACGGCAACTTCGTGCCGGCACTCCCCCTGGACGAGGTGCGCCGGTTCGTGAGCGCCTGCCAGCCCATCTTCTCCTCGGTGAAGAAGCGTGCCCAGCAGGCGGGCACCCCCGGGGGGAAGGGCAAGCCCACCGAGGGGGACAAGCCCGAGCACGCCAAGCTCCGGGGCGCCGAGGGGATTCCCTATCCCACCCGGCCGGCGCCGGAGGTGGAGCCGGGGCAGGACATCCAGGACTCCTCTTCCAAGAAGAGTTCTGATACGTAG
- a CDS encoding AI-2E family transporter: MTGFDTKRCSNLIFAGLFVLAIILFSRILLPFLMPVLLGGFLVVLFQPLQDALLRMRFKLSPPVCAGLSTLAVFLLILVPLVVVGWLVVRQVLELMEHAQDVFDHVDVRERMAAGLPRGLRRYALGLHGTRTEEALTGAMSSGVSVLTNVLGAGTELIVDLFLMIVAMYYFFLDGRRLWADGTQLVPMDKRYIQAFAKEFTDVAHAIIYGNTITSLVQGLLGVVGLLLVKVPHAGVWGAAMVVVAMVPVGGTALVWGPIGLVLLMMGKVNEGIFLLSWGAFVVGSIDNVIRPKLCGARMALHPLLVFLSIFGGLAVFGMMGLLVGPLIASLFMAMVRIYRRDFLGLRAPVVPPAGAPVATAATSALPASAVGPTPAAVEV; the protein is encoded by the coding sequence GTGACGGGGTTCGATACGAAGCGGTGTTCCAATCTTATCTTCGCCGGACTCTTCGTCCTGGCGATCATCCTCTTCTCGCGCATCCTGCTGCCGTTCTTGATGCCGGTGTTGCTGGGGGGCTTCCTGGTGGTGCTCTTCCAGCCCCTGCAGGACGCGCTGCTGCGCATGCGCTTCAAGCTGTCGCCCCCGGTGTGCGCGGGGTTGAGCACCCTGGCCGTGTTCCTGCTCATCCTGGTGCCGCTGGTGGTGGTGGGCTGGCTGGTGGTGCGCCAGGTGCTCGAGCTGATGGAGCACGCGCAGGACGTGTTCGACCATGTGGACGTGCGTGAGCGGATGGCGGCGGGGCTGCCGCGCGGGTTGCGGCGCTACGCGCTGGGCCTGCACGGCACGCGCACCGAGGAGGCGCTCACGGGGGCCATGTCCAGCGGGGTGTCGGTGCTCACCAACGTGCTGGGCGCGGGCACGGAGCTCATCGTCGATCTCTTCCTGATGATCGTGGCGATGTACTACTTCTTCCTGGATGGCCGGCGGCTGTGGGCGGATGGCACGCAGCTGGTGCCCATGGACAAGCGCTACATCCAGGCGTTCGCCAAGGAGTTCACCGACGTGGCGCACGCCATCATCTACGGCAACACCATCACCTCGCTGGTGCAGGGGCTGCTGGGGGTGGTGGGGCTGTTGCTGGTGAAGGTGCCGCACGCGGGGGTATGGGGCGCGGCCATGGTGGTGGTGGCCATGGTGCCCGTGGGGGGCACGGCGCTCGTGTGGGGCCCCATCGGGCTGGTGCTCCTGATGATGGGCAAGGTGAACGAGGGCATCTTCCTCTTGTCCTGGGGCGCCTTCGTGGTGGGCAGCATCGACAACGTCATCCGGCCGAAGCTGTGCGGCGCGCGCATGGCGCTCCACCCGCTGCTCGTCTTCCTGTCCATCTTCGGCGGCCTGGCGGTGTTCGGGATGATGGGGCTCTTGGTGGGGCCGCTCATCGCCTCGCTCTTCATGGCCATGGTGCGCATCTACCGGCGCGACTTCCTCGGGCTGCGCGCGCCGGTGGTGCCGCCCGCGGGGGCTCCCGTCGCGACCGCGGCCACGTCCGCTCTTCCGGCCTCCGCCGTGGGCCCCACGCCCGCGGCGGTCGAGGTCTGA
- a CDS encoding response regulator, whose product MTEASTESPIRVLVVEDQKLILKSQLKLFEGRQELEIVGTALSGEAALEEVPRCQPHVLLLDLGLPRMSGIDVTRHVKANWPQVEILIFTIFEEEDKVLEAVKAGASGYLLKGTPVDKIIEAIKEVRAGGSVIQPSLARRMLRHFRVSPEPVALASPPAALAPTPPAARPLDTSGDGGPPVKPLSDREKEILQLIAKGVSNSEAAQVLSISKATIRTHLEHIYRKLEVTNRTEAVTEGIRKGIISV is encoded by the coding sequence ATGACCGAAGCGAGCACCGAGTCCCCCATCCGCGTCCTCGTCGTCGAGGACCAGAAGCTCATCCTCAAGAGCCAGCTCAAGCTGTTCGAGGGCCGCCAGGAACTGGAGATCGTCGGCACCGCGCTCTCGGGCGAGGCCGCGCTCGAGGAGGTGCCCCGCTGCCAGCCCCACGTGCTGCTCTTGGATCTGGGCCTGCCGCGCATGAGTGGCATCGACGTCACGCGCCACGTCAAGGCGAACTGGCCCCAGGTGGAGATCCTCATCTTCACCATCTTCGAGGAGGAGGACAAAGTGCTCGAGGCGGTGAAGGCCGGCGCCTCGGGCTACCTGCTCAAGGGCACGCCCGTCGACAAGATCATCGAGGCCATCAAGGAGGTGCGCGCCGGAGGCTCCGTCATCCAGCCGAGCCTCGCGCGCCGCATGCTGCGCCACTTCCGCGTGAGCCCGGAGCCCGTGGCCCTCGCGAGCCCTCCGGCGGCCCTCGCGCCCACCCCGCCCGCGGCCAGGCCGCTCGACACCTCGGGCGATGGGGGTCCTCCGGTCAAGCCCCTGTCGGATCGGGAGAAGGAGATCCTCCAGCTCATCGCCAAGGGCGTGTCCAACAGCGAGGCGGCCCAGGTGCTCTCCATCTCCAAGGCCACCATCCGCACCCACCTGGAGCACATCTACCGCAAGCTCGAGGTCACCAACCGCACCGAGGCCGTCACCGAGGGCATCCGCAAGGGCATCATCTCGGTGTGA
- a CDS encoding sensor histidine kinase, which produces MEPVVGLDHTTPESHRRARVRAVLERRNLTDNVSAEQAAASWEQERFVTRARALFYARLMFLSLGLAILAVPRWSFYFGLLGPLSFAGYFAMLLYSVANFLVIDHPRAGRWVTYVTLCLDVVIMVVVLAKPQVGGGFQSPLLATQLLFTTLFALLFPKPLAIVPSLLALPVILRLDLLLDREVSAVEVLTLFWYLGLNVIIIYVLSYLNDRETAAHREVVEMQSDLKEMALVEERNRLAREIHDGLGASLSSMIIQTEYILGLAQGGPLRAEIQELKSNAEESIEELRRSLQMMREDFELAQGLEEYVKTFQLRTQLNIRFERTGLPRQLAPDAQLALFRILQECLTNAAKHADPQQVEVRLDYDPERTHLLVRDDGKGFSPQHTPRGHYGLLNMHERAMKLGATLLVDSAPGTGTRVSFSLPSRP; this is translated from the coding sequence ATGGAACCCGTCGTCGGCCTCGATCACACCACTCCCGAGTCGCACCGACGCGCCCGGGTGCGCGCGGTGCTCGAGCGGCGCAATCTCACGGACAACGTCTCCGCCGAGCAGGCCGCGGCCTCGTGGGAGCAGGAGCGCTTCGTCACCCGGGCCCGCGCCCTCTTCTACGCGCGGCTCATGTTCCTCTCCCTGGGCCTGGCCATCCTCGCGGTGCCCCGCTGGTCCTTCTACTTCGGCCTCTTGGGGCCCCTGTCCTTCGCCGGCTACTTCGCGATGCTGCTCTACAGCGTCGCCAACTTCCTCGTCATCGACCATCCCCGCGCGGGCCGGTGGGTCACCTACGTCACGCTCTGCCTCGACGTGGTCATCATGGTCGTCGTGCTCGCCAAGCCCCAGGTGGGCGGCGGGTTCCAGAGCCCGCTGCTCGCCACCCAGCTGCTCTTCACCACCCTCTTCGCCCTCCTCTTCCCCAAGCCCCTGGCGATCGTCCCCTCCCTGCTCGCGCTGCCCGTCATCCTCCGGTTGGATCTGTTGCTCGACCGCGAGGTGTCCGCCGTCGAGGTGCTCACCCTCTTCTGGTACCTGGGCCTCAACGTCATCATCATCTACGTGCTCTCCTACCTGAATGATCGCGAGACGGCCGCCCACCGCGAGGTGGTGGAGATGCAGTCGGATCTCAAGGAGATGGCGCTCGTCGAGGAGCGCAACCGCCTGGCGCGCGAAATCCACGATGGGCTGGGCGCCTCGCTCTCCTCGATGATCATCCAGACCGAGTACATCCTCGGGCTCGCCCAGGGCGGCCCCCTGCGCGCGGAGATCCAGGAGCTCAAGAGCAACGCCGAGGAGTCCATCGAGGAGCTGCGCCGCAGCCTGCAGATGATGCGCGAGGACTTCGAACTCGCCCAGGGGCTCGAGGAGTACGTGAAGACGTTCCAGTTGCGCACCCAGCTCAACATCCGCTTCGAGCGCACCGGCCTGCCGCGCCAGCTCGCGCCAGACGCCCAGCTCGCCCTCTTCCGCATCCTCCAGGAATGCCTCACCAACGCCGCCAAGCACGCCGACCCCCAGCAGGTCGAGGTGCGCCTGGACTACGATCCCGAGCGCACCCACCTGCTCGTGCGCGATGACGGCAAGGGCTTCTCTCCCCAGCACACCCCCCGTGGACACTACGGCCTGCTCAACATGCACGAGCGGGCCATGAAGCTCGGGGCCACCCTCCTCGTGGACTCGGCGCCCGGCACTGGCACCCGCGTCTCCTTCTCCCTCCCCTCCCGCCCATGA
- a CDS encoding MoaD/ThiS family protein has translation MAMVRIPTAWRGLSGRQGEVRVPGATVGEVLEHLGRLHPELGARVLDERGAVRRYVNVFLNDEDIRFLAELATPVADADRLTLIPAMAGG, from the coding sequence ATGGCCATGGTCCGCATCCCCACCGCCTGGCGCGGCCTCTCGGGAAGACAGGGCGAAGTGAGAGTCCCCGGCGCCACCGTGGGCGAGGTGCTCGAGCACCTGGGCCGGCTCCACCCGGAGCTGGGCGCGCGGGTGCTCGATGAGCGGGGCGCGGTGAGGCGCTACGTCAACGTGTTCCTCAACGACGAGGACATCCGCTTCCTGGCGGAGCTGGCCACGCCCGTGGCGGACGCGGACCGCCTCACCCTCATTCCGGCCATGGCGGGCGGGTAG
- a CDS encoding Mov34/MPN/PAD-1 family protein, which produces MAPAHGVPAPGGGDGALLPDDLGEVVRHLESAWPREGCGVLLRAGRTGPWRCRPLRNVQDALHEEDPVRFARTSRTAYAFEPREWLGVLLEAEARGEVVACVYHSHVDGPADFSAEDSRQAAPDGQPLLPGVGYLVMAVRAGRVTAASLSRWEAGGFRSWPLATTKIP; this is translated from the coding sequence GTGGCCCCCGCCCACGGCGTCCCCGCCCCTGGAGGCGGGGACGGGGCGCTCCTGCCGGACGACCTGGGCGAAGTCGTCCGCCACCTGGAGTCCGCCTGGCCGCGGGAGGGCTGTGGGGTGCTGCTGCGCGCGGGGCGCACGGGGCCCTGGCGCTGCCGCCCCCTGCGCAACGTCCAGGACGCGCTCCATGAGGAGGATCCGGTGCGCTTTGCTCGCACCTCCCGGACCGCCTACGCTTTCGAGCCGCGTGAATGGCTCGGCGTCCTCCTGGAGGCCGAGGCGCGGGGGGAAGTGGTAGCGTGTGTGTACCATTCCCACGTGGACGGTCCGGCGGATTTTTCCGCTGAGGATTCCCGCCAGGCGGCTCCGGACGGCCAGCCTCTGCTACCGGGGGTGGGCTACCTGGTGATGGCGGTGAGGGCGGGGCGCGTCACGGCCGCGTCACTCTCGCGCTGGGAGGCGGGGGGTTTTCGCTCCTGGCCACTCGCCACCACGAAAATCCCCTGA